The following coding sequences lie in one Micropterus dolomieu isolate WLL.071019.BEF.003 ecotype Adirondacks linkage group LG15, ASM2129224v1, whole genome shotgun sequence genomic window:
- the cdc42ep3 gene encoding cdc42 effector protein 3 yields MPAKAPIYLKPTNSKKGKKCRLRDILSPDMISPPLGDFRHTIHIGKGGERDAFGDMSFLQGKYELLPGKGDIYPQYGIQSEFLRANSTGDASFAETPSPVLKNAISLPTIGGCQALTLPLISSTVFSMPPEPLEDIIGPTVQMKPDSTEEVEILQMDALLRSMDVFNSESSSPSTDIQSKPDVLLDLLENTDKSTSKAVAKANKINKSETRFDKSSSYYINGHSNSTFKANGSLNSNTSSDSFESFSGNGDFQNKICNERSLIGNGNCNGYGYFNNDIALGFKQEISKYNGEWVDRDSGVEEGRICDFEFEFSKEKSTSKDSLTQITGSFLSLELDLGPSILDDVLNIMDKPAAKSRP; encoded by the coding sequence ATGCCAGCCAAAGCACCCATATACCTGAAACCCACCAACAGTAAGAAGGGAAAGAAATGTCGCCTCAGAGATATTTTGTCCCCAGATATGATCAGTCCACCGCTTGGGGACTTTCGCCACACCATCCACATTGGCAAGGGTGGGGAGAGAGATGCCTTTGGAGACATGTCTTTCCTCCAGGGAAAGTATGAACTCCTACCTGGGAAGGGAGACATCTACCCTCAGTATGGCATCCAAAGTGAGTTTCTTAGAGCTAACAGCACCGGTGATGCTTCCTTTGCCGAGACCCCCTCTCCAGTACTCAAGAACGCCATCTCCCTTCCAACTATTGGCGGCTGCCAGGCACTTACCCTCCCCCTAATCTCCTCCACTGTGTTCTCCATGCCACCGGAGCCATTGGAGGACATCATTGGCCCTACAGTTCAAATGAAACCTGACAGCACAGAGGAGGTAGAGATCCTGCAGATGGATGCTCTGTTGCGCTCTATGGATGTCTTCAACAGTGAGTCTTCATCTCCCTCCACAGATATCCAGTCGAAGCCTGATGTCCTCCTGGATCTGCTAGAAAATACAGATAAGTCCACCTCTAAGGCAGTTGCCAAagctaataaaataaacaagagCGAAACCAGGTTTGACAAGTCATCATCCTATTATATCAATGGTCACAGCAACAGTACCTTCAAAGCTAACGGAAGCCTGAACAGCAACACAAGCAGCGACAGCTTTGAGAGCTTTAGCGGTAATGGGGACTTCCAGAACAAGATCTGCAATGAAAGGAGTCTCATTGGCAATGGCAACTGCAATGGTTATGGATACTTTAACAATGACATTGCCTTGGGCTTCAAGCAGGAGATCTCAAAGTACAATGGAGAGTGGGTGGACAGGGACAGTGGGGTAGAGGAGGGCCGCATCTGTgattttgagtttgagttttccAAGGAGAAGAGCACATCGAAGGATTCCCTCACTCAGATCACAGGGTCATTCCTCTCCCTTGAACTTGATCTGGGCCCATCCATCCTCGACGATGTGCTCAACATAATGGATAAACCCGCAGCAAAGAGCAGGCCTTGA